A single genomic interval of candidate division WOR-3 bacterium harbors:
- a CDS encoding TldD/PmbA family protein — MPPVVEQEEKVRRVLSQVLRYACERVEYADILYERALRIELQKLPDRLLKKPFNAKARVQIRLLNEGKKVELKVGTLDVASLKMAIDDGVKLLNITPAPPRPVRLAPIPNPNRVRYGVAAPKVFPAERIFGALVKGIENIARQIERKNPGMEIKPEFWFFSQREEKVIADTQGVFKTQVMPRTFFQLLTKVKGPDGKMTQTRARLGNPLSYSFIVEKGKKGYCLTRLAAQHIRNWMEKTVALQNAISLTADEVKSLTHFVLHYTTIGVFVHEALGHNFEADIVKAGGSGVIDQEGKPRGIVAAETVNILDGLLPGRWDEGFGTEFIDDEGVEVYTKLLVEKGEVREMIHNRETAAYFNTKPNGGAFSEMGDRRIPRMSNTFIQPATEKIWYKTLEELIKDIPKGIILEGTSGGAVSKDGMSSSVLIGYLIEDGKITKTVNPSNFSAKTLYALRYVDGFAGPITIADVGFCGKGQTKFVGDGGPVWTRIKNNEYVSLSVQG, encoded by the coding sequence ATGCCACCAGTAGTTGAACAGGAAGAAAAAGTCAGAAGGGTTTTATCCCAGGTATTGCGTTATGCCTGCGAACGGGTTGAATATGCTGACATCCTTTACGAGCGTGCCCTGCGGATTGAACTGCAAAAATTGCCTGACCGGTTGCTAAAGAAGCCTTTTAACGCCAAAGCCCGGGTGCAAATCCGCCTATTAAATGAAGGTAAAAAGGTGGAACTGAAGGTTGGTACCCTTGATGTGGCATCTCTCAAAATGGCGATTGATGATGGGGTCAAACTGCTCAACATTACCCCAGCACCACCAAGACCTGTTAGGCTTGCACCCATTCCCAACCCCAACCGGGTTCGCTATGGTGTTGCCGCGCCAAAGGTTTTTCCTGCAGAGAGGATTTTTGGCGCCCTGGTCAAAGGGATTGAAAACATCGCCCGTCAGATTGAGCGCAAAAACCCGGGGATGGAGATAAAGCCGGAGTTCTGGTTCTTCTCCCAGAGGGAGGAAAAGGTGATTGCCGACACCCAGGGCGTCTTCAAGACCCAGGTGATGCCGAGGACATTTTTCCAGCTATTAACAAAGGTAAAGGGGCCTGATGGCAAGATGACCCAGACAAGGGCAAGGCTGGGCAACCCGCTTTCCTATTCATTCATTGTGGAAAAGGGCAAAAAGGGTTATTGCCTTACCCGGCTTGCTGCCCAGCATATCCGCAACTGGATGGAGAAGACCGTTGCCCTGCAGAACGCCATCAGTCTCACCGCCGATGAGGTCAAATCACTCACCCACTTTGTTTTGCACTACACCACCATTGGTGTCTTTGTCCATGAGGCGCTCGGGCACAACTTTGAGGCTGATATTGTCAAGGCAGGCGGGTCCGGCGTCATTGACCAGGAGGGAAAACCGCGCGGAATCGTTGCTGCGGAGACGGTCAATATCCTTGACGGTCTCCTCCCCGGGCGCTGGGATGAGGGGTTCGGCACCGAGTTCATTGACGACGAAGGGGTTGAGGTGTATACCAAACTGCTGGTTGAAAAGGGCGAGGTCAGAGAGATGATTCACAACCGCGAGACCGCAGCCTATTTTAACACCAAACCCAATGGCGGTGCATTCAGCGAGATGGGTGACCGGAGGATACCGCGGATGTCCAACACCTTTATCCAGCCGGCAACAGAGAAAATCTGGTACAAAACCCTTGAGGAGCTCATCAAGGACATCCCCAAGGGGATAATCCTTGAAGGCACATCCGGTGGGGCGGTTTCAAAGGATGGGATGTCCTCATCGGTCCTGATTGGCTATCTGATTGAGGATGGCAAAATCACCAAGACGGTCAACCCTTCCAACTTCTCTGCCAAAACCCTTTATGCCCTGCGTTATGTTGACGGCTTTGCCGGACCCATAACCATCGCCGATGTCGGCTTCTGCGGCAAGGGTCAGACAAAGTTTGTCGGTGATGGTGGACCGGTCTGGACGAGGATAAAAAATAACGAATATGTCAGCCTTTCGGTTCAGGGGTGA
- a CDS encoding DUF4177 domain-containing protein, which translates to MNEWEYKFLQIDINLSPILKLARWGVQVPGEPKPRDTMEGVEAYVNDLGKEGWELVTVINGSEHSGIITRAIMFFKRPRARS; encoded by the coding sequence ATGAACGAATGGGAGTATAAGTTTCTGCAGATTGATATCAATTTGAGCCCGATTCTGAAACTGGCACGCTGGGGCGTGCAGGTTCCGGGCGAGCCCAAGCCGCGGGATACGATGGAAGGGGTTGAGGCTTATGTGAATGACCTTGGGAAAGAGGGCTGGGAACTGGTCACGGTGATTAACGGCTCAGAACACAGCGGCATCATCACCAGGGCGATAATGTTTTTTAAGCGACCAAGAGCGCGGTCTTAA
- a CDS encoding RNA-binding protein, with protein sequence MTRRLFVGNLPFSATETQLRDLFGQHGEVVSVNIVTDRFTNRPRGFAFVEMATDEAAQAAIQGLNGYTLDERALNVNEARERTESRGGFNTSRGSRSPRRGGRGNSGYSSGKRW encoded by the coding sequence ATGACAAGGCGCTTGTTCGTGGGCAATCTGCCCTTCAGCGCAACCGAAACCCAGCTGCGCGACCTCTTCGGTCAGCACGGCGAGGTGGTCTCGGTAAATATCGTGACCGACCGGTTTACCAATCGTCCCCGTGGGTTCGCCTTCGTGGAGATGGCTACTGATGAAGCGGCGCAGGCCGCAATCCAGGGGCTCAACGGTTATACACTGGATGAGCGGGCACTCAATGTGAACGAGGCCCGGGAAAGAACCGAAAGTCGTGGTGGTTTTAATACCAGCCGCGGCTCTCGTTCTCCCCGTCGTGGCGGTCGAGGTAATAGCGGTTACTCATCCGGCAAACGCTGGTAA
- a CDS encoding TldD/PmbA family protein, with protein sequence MDLLKFSEQLRKTLRKLSLDDFELFLTVHRTLDTRIENKEITLELNEDILSGCLRVIKDGRMGYVPFTEPNLNLIELGITTALDKAPPAPFSRFATISAGEAPLPAFDPDVAQLIDNPGKVQQLAQDLVRRAYETNRIETIEGTIRVGKESRLLTTKGSTEPAYAERTVFSAFAEVNNKDFDFFANRKLPELELVSELGARVARNLPEKETSPEAEDMKGRTVPVILHPVFLEDMVRRLIAEHLYASTVQEGMSRYRLGEQVMSRLITLWDDATFPYGESTFVVDDEGTRTRKNLIIEQGILKMFLYDRTTALRDKVESTGNGRRRPVLIEDEHEAPVRCTINDIFIAPGTTALSDMIKGVEKGVFIKILLGFHTANRTTGDFANTLYFGRIIKNGELASLPEPGRWSIKGNALSALKAVSAVSVETIGVGSGVLPYLKTELTVG encoded by the coding sequence ATGGACCTACTTAAATTCAGCGAACAACTGAGAAAGACATTGAGAAAGCTATCGCTGGATGACTTCGAACTTTTTCTGACCGTTCATAGAACCCTTGACACCCGCATTGAGAACAAGGAGATCACCCTGGAGTTGAACGAGGATATCCTCTCCGGGTGCCTGCGGGTTATCAAGGATGGCAGGATGGGCTATGTCCCTTTTACCGAACCCAACCTCAACCTTATTGAACTTGGTATCACCACCGCACTCGACAAGGCGCCTCCTGCACCCTTTTCTCGGTTTGCCACAATCTCCGCCGGTGAGGCGCCCCTGCCCGCATTTGACCCAGATGTTGCGCAGCTCATTGACAATCCCGGGAAAGTCCAGCAACTTGCCCAGGATTTGGTGCGCCGCGCCTATGAGACCAATAGAATTGAAACCATTGAAGGGACAATCAGGGTTGGTAAAGAGAGCCGGCTTTTAACCACCAAGGGCAGCACCGAACCTGCCTACGCCGAAAGGACTGTATTTTCCGCATTCGCCGAGGTAAATAACAAGGACTTTGACTTTTTTGCCAACAGAAAACTGCCCGAACTGGAACTGGTGTCTGAACTTGGCGCCAGGGTCGCCCGCAACCTCCCGGAAAAGGAGACCTCACCTGAGGCTGAAGATATGAAGGGCAGGACTGTGCCGGTGATTCTCCATCCGGTATTTCTTGAGGATATGGTTCGGCGCCTGATTGCCGAACACCTTTACGCCTCAACCGTTCAAGAAGGGATGTCGCGGTATCGCTTAGGCGAGCAGGTGATGTCCCGCCTTATCACCCTCTGGGATGATGCCACCTTTCCCTATGGCGAGAGCACATTTGTGGTTGACGATGAGGGCACCCGCACCCGCAAGAATTTGATAATTGAACAGGGCATTCTCAAGATGTTTCTCTATGACCGCACCACCGCCCTGCGTGATAAGGTGGAGTCAACCGGCAATGGCAGGCGCAGACCGGTCCTGATTGAGGATGAGCATGAGGCACCGGTTCGCTGCACCATCAACGACATCTTCATCGCACCGGGCACGACCGCGCTTAGTGATATGATAAAAGGGGTTGAAAAGGGTGTTTTCATCAAAATCCTTTTAGGCTTTCACACCGCCAACCGCACCACCGGCGACTTTGCCAATACCCTCTATTTTGGCAGAATCATCAAAAATGGCGAACTTGCCTCTCTGCCCGAACCGGGACGCTGGTCAATCAAGGGTAACGCCCTGAGCGCACTCAAAGCGGTCAGCGCGGTGAGTGTTGAAACCATTGGGGTTGGCTCAGGTGTCCTTCCCTATCTAAAGACCGAACTGACGGTCGGCTAA